One window from the genome of Actinoplanes teichomyceticus ATCC 31121 encodes:
- a CDS encoding FAD-dependent oxidoreductase produces MDRPLRVAVIGAGPAGIYAADHLIKADPDVTVDILDKLPTPYGLIRYGVAPDHPRIKEIVTALFRILDNPRIRFIGNVAYGVDVKPEELSRFYDATIIATGAEKDRALDIPGIDLQGSFGAADFASWYNGHPDVPRDWPLEAREVAVIGAGNVAIDVARILAKTADELLVTEIPDNVYQALKASPVTDVHLFSRRGPAQVKFTPQELRELDHSPNVEVIVHPEGIEFDEGSLQAMRETRHVKMCVDILQNWAVRDPRDRPRRLHLYFLQAPVEVLGEDGRVVGLRTETQELTGDGWVRGTGEFTDWPVQAVYRAVGYLSTALPDLPFDTRTGTIPHDAGRILDLDGEHIPGMYVTGWIKRGPVGLIGHTKGDAGETVASLLADADKLQQAPAHDPAEVLAYLEQRGLPYTTWAGWQKLDAHEIALGEPHGRKRVKVVPRDEMTSICNG; encoded by the coding sequence ATGGACCGCCCCCTGAGGGTTGCCGTCATCGGAGCCGGGCCGGCCGGCATCTACGCCGCCGACCACCTCATCAAAGCCGACCCGGACGTCACCGTCGACATCCTCGACAAGCTGCCCACCCCCTACGGCCTGATCCGCTACGGCGTGGCGCCCGACCACCCCCGGATCAAGGAGATCGTCACCGCGCTCTTCCGCATCCTGGACAACCCGCGGATCCGGTTCATCGGCAACGTCGCGTACGGCGTCGACGTCAAGCCGGAGGAGCTGAGCCGCTTCTACGACGCGACGATCATCGCCACCGGCGCGGAGAAGGACCGGGCGCTCGACATCCCCGGCATCGACCTGCAGGGCAGCTTCGGCGCCGCGGACTTCGCCTCCTGGTACAACGGCCACCCGGACGTGCCGCGCGACTGGCCGCTGGAGGCCCGCGAGGTCGCCGTCATCGGCGCCGGCAACGTGGCCATCGACGTCGCCCGGATCCTCGCCAAGACCGCCGACGAGCTGCTGGTCACCGAGATCCCGGACAACGTCTACCAGGCGCTCAAGGCCAGCCCGGTCACCGACGTGCACCTGTTCTCCCGGCGCGGCCCGGCACAGGTCAAGTTCACCCCGCAGGAGCTGCGCGAACTGGACCACTCGCCGAACGTCGAGGTGATCGTCCACCCCGAGGGCATCGAGTTCGACGAGGGCAGCCTGCAGGCCATGCGGGAGACCCGGCACGTCAAGATGTGCGTCGACATCCTGCAGAACTGGGCGGTCCGCGACCCGCGCGACCGGCCGCGCCGGCTGCACCTGTACTTCCTGCAGGCGCCGGTGGAGGTGCTCGGCGAGGACGGCCGGGTGGTGGGCCTGCGCACCGAGACGCAGGAGCTGACCGGCGACGGCTGGGTCCGCGGCACCGGCGAGTTCACCGACTGGCCCGTGCAGGCCGTCTACCGCGCCGTCGGCTACCTCAGCACCGCGCTGCCCGACCTGCCGTTCGACACCCGCACCGGCACCATCCCGCACGACGCCGGCCGCATCCTGGACCTCGACGGCGAGCACATCCCGGGCATGTACGTGACCGGCTGGATCAAGCGCGGCCCGGTCGGCCTGATCGGCCACACCAAGGGCGACGCCGGCGAGACGGTGGCCAGCCTGCTCGCGGACGCCGACAAGCTCCAGCAGGCCCCGGCCCACGACCCGGCCGAGGTGCTCGCCTACCTGGAGCAGCGCGGGCTGCCGTACACCACGTGGGCCGGCTGGCAGAAGCTCGACGCCCACGAGATCGCGCTGGGTGAGCCGCACGGCCGCAAGCGGGTCAAGGTCGTTCCCCGCGACGAGATGACCAGCATCTGCAACGGCTGA
- a CDS encoding saccharopine dehydrogenase family protein: protein MRVLLIGAGGVGTAITRIAARRSFFDQMVVADHDPARARSAVSTVGDSRFRAERVDASDPVAVTALLRRTGCDVLLNATDPRFVMPLFEAARTAGATYLDMAMSLSRPHPELPYQKTGVKLGDAQFEQHDAWARAGALALVGMGVEPGLSDVFARHAADELFDEIDEIGVRDGANLTVDGYEFAPSFNIWTTIEECLNPPVVWEAGRGWFTTAPFSEPEVFDFPEGIGPVQCVNVEHEEVLLIPRWVDARRVTFKYGLGEEFIRTLRTLHQIGLDRTDGVIVPGPNGPVTVSPRDVVAASLPDPASLGARMRGRTCAGTWVRGTKGGTPREVYLYHVVDNEWSMAEYGCQAVVWQTAINPVVALELLAGGAWTGAGVLGPEAFPARPFLDLLTAYGSPWGIREQSAAREAVPSA, encoded by the coding sequence ATGCGTGTCCTGCTGATCGGCGCAGGCGGTGTCGGCACGGCGATCACCCGGATCGCCGCCCGGCGATCCTTCTTCGACCAGATGGTGGTGGCCGACCACGACCCGGCTCGCGCGCGGTCGGCGGTCTCCACGGTCGGTGACAGCCGGTTCCGGGCCGAGCGGGTCGACGCCTCCGACCCGGTCGCCGTCACCGCGCTGCTGCGCCGGACCGGCTGCGACGTGCTGCTCAACGCCACCGACCCGCGTTTCGTGATGCCGCTGTTCGAGGCGGCGCGGACGGCCGGCGCGACCTATCTGGACATGGCGATGTCACTGTCGCGCCCGCACCCCGAGCTGCCCTACCAGAAGACCGGCGTCAAGCTCGGCGACGCCCAGTTCGAGCAGCACGACGCCTGGGCGCGGGCCGGGGCGCTGGCGCTGGTCGGCATGGGAGTCGAGCCCGGCCTGTCCGATGTGTTCGCCCGGCACGCCGCCGACGAGCTGTTCGACGAGATCGACGAGATCGGGGTGCGCGACGGCGCGAACCTGACCGTCGACGGCTACGAGTTCGCCCCGTCGTTCAACATCTGGACGACCATCGAGGAGTGCCTGAATCCGCCGGTGGTGTGGGAGGCCGGTCGCGGCTGGTTCACCACGGCGCCGTTCAGCGAGCCGGAGGTGTTCGACTTCCCCGAGGGGATCGGGCCGGTCCAGTGCGTCAACGTGGAGCACGAGGAGGTCCTGCTGATCCCCAGGTGGGTGGACGCGCGGCGGGTCACCTTCAAGTACGGCCTGGGCGAGGAGTTCATCCGGACGCTGCGGACCCTGCACCAGATCGGCCTCGATCGTACGGACGGGGTGATCGTCCCCGGGCCGAACGGGCCGGTGACGGTCTCGCCGCGCGACGTGGTCGCGGCCAGCCTGCCCGACCCGGCCTCGCTGGGGGCGCGGATGCGGGGCAGGACGTGCGCCGGCACCTGGGTCCGCGGGACGAAGGGCGGCACGCCACGCGAGGTCTACCTCTACCACGTGGTCGACAACGAGTGGTCGATGGCCGAGTACGGTTGCCAGGCCGTGGTCTGGCAGACCGCGATCAACCCGGTCGTCGCGCTCGAACTGCTGGCCGGCGGCGCGTGGACGGGCGCCGGGGTGCTCGGGCCAGAGGCGTTCCCGGCGCGGCCGTTCCTCGACCTGCTCACCGCGTACGGATCGCCGTGGGGCATCCGCGAGCAGTCGGCCGCGCGTGAGGCGGTTCCCTCCGCCTGA
- a CDS encoding TetR/AcrR family transcriptional regulator, producing the protein MPKAVVSEEKRRRRRPTRSGTVLSEHLIIETALRLLREHGSAGLSARRLGLALDCDPSALYRYFRGMDDLTLAIGDTLIGQALQGWAPTGAWRADLRSLGMRIHGAYVSHPQAAVLTTSRVTGRANELAADEAVLGVLRTAGLPVAEAVRAYHAFIDQTLAFAALDAASLALPNAALRAEDEVWRSTYAHLPAATHPHLAEAAPLLATEMVDSAYPAALDLLLDAVAARLAGARAAGPGGDR; encoded by the coding sequence ATGCCGAAGGCCGTGGTCAGCGAGGAGAAACGTCGCCGCCGGCGCCCCACCCGCAGCGGCACGGTGCTGTCCGAACATCTGATCATCGAGACCGCGCTACGTCTGCTCCGTGAGCACGGCAGCGCCGGGCTCAGCGCCCGCCGGCTGGGCCTCGCGCTCGACTGCGACCCCAGCGCGCTGTACCGGTACTTCCGCGGCATGGACGACCTGACCCTGGCGATCGGCGACACCCTGATCGGCCAGGCGCTGCAGGGCTGGGCGCCGACCGGGGCGTGGCGCGCCGACCTGCGCTCGCTGGGCATGCGCATCCACGGGGCGTACGTGTCGCACCCGCAAGCCGCGGTGCTGACCACCAGCCGGGTCACCGGTCGCGCCAACGAACTGGCCGCCGACGAGGCGGTGCTCGGGGTGCTGCGTACCGCCGGACTGCCGGTCGCCGAGGCGGTCCGGGCGTACCACGCCTTCATCGACCAGACGCTGGCCTTCGCGGCCCTGGACGCCGCCTCACTGGCCCTGCCGAACGCGGCCCTGCGCGCCGAGGACGAGGTGTGGCGCTCCACCTACGCCCACCTGCCCGCGGCCACCCACCCGCACCTCGCCGAAGCCGCTCCCCTGCTGGCCACCGAGATGGTCGACAGCGCCTACCCGGCCGCCCTGGACCTGCTGCTGGACGCCGTCGCCGCCCGCCTCGCCGGGGCCCGGGCGGCCGGGCCGGGCGGCGACAGGTGA
- the lipB gene encoding lipoyl(octanoyl) transferase LipB: protein MPHTLRSLQRVDLGQVEYHTAIERMAGWAAERAAGTAPDRLFLLSHPPVITYGRRTPPTDLPRDLSAIPTVPADRGGNATYHGPGQVVGYLVMDLRRWGPVDVVRWLERGLVDALDALGFPAQRRDTPPGSPSLVGVWTPDGRKIASIGMRIRGGITTHGFALNVDPDLAVFDRFVACSLDDVAMTSLARLADERGVPAPADAEVRDAVAAHLGAR from the coding sequence ATGCCGCACACCCTCCGGAGTCTTCAGCGCGTCGACCTGGGGCAGGTGGAGTACCACACGGCGATCGAGCGGATGGCCGGCTGGGCCGCCGAGCGCGCCGCCGGCACCGCGCCGGACCGGCTCTTCCTGCTCAGCCACCCACCGGTGATCACCTACGGCCGGCGGACCCCGCCCACGGACCTGCCCCGGGACCTGTCGGCGATCCCCACCGTCCCGGCCGACCGGGGCGGCAACGCCACCTATCACGGCCCCGGCCAGGTCGTCGGTTACCTGGTGATGGACCTGCGCCGGTGGGGGCCGGTCGACGTGGTCCGCTGGCTGGAGCGCGGCCTGGTCGACGCCCTGGACGCGCTCGGCTTCCCCGCACAGCGGCGCGACACCCCGCCCGGCTCGCCGAGTCTGGTCGGGGTGTGGACCCCGGACGGCCGCAAGATCGCCTCGATCGGGATGCGGATCCGCGGCGGCATCACCACGCACGGGTTCGCCCTCAACGTCGATCCGGATCTGGCGGTCTTCGACCGGTTCGTGGCGTGCAGCCTGGACGATGTGGCGATGACCTCGCTCGCCCGGCTGGCCGACGAGCGCGGCGTCCCCGCGCCGGCCGACGCCGAGGTCCGCGACGCGGTCGCCGCACACCTGGGCGCGCGCTGA
- a CDS encoding acyl-CoA dehydrogenase family protein codes for MTTTHGKPADVSEKQARQVAEDARESQWRKPSFGKELFLGRFQLELIDPWPQAPERPDADEFLGRLRAYARDGLDGARIEREARIPDEVFHELTRLGAFGMKIDKEYGGLGLSNLHYCKALTLLGSVSASTAALLSAHQSIGVPQPLKLFGSAVQKQTFLPRLAAGEVSAFLLTEPDVGSDPARLGTTAEPVDGGFRLNGVKLWATNGTVATLLVVMARVPEKGITAFVVEGDSPGITIERRNAFLGLRGLENSVTRFHDVFVPAENVIGGLGKGLRIALTTLNTGRLSLPAMCVGAGKRALAIAREWSAERVQWGRPVGTHEAVAKKIAFIAATTYAMESMLDLCCLIADDARNDIRIEAALVKLFASEMAWQIADELIQIRGGRGYETAESLRARGERATEAEQILRDLRINRIFEGSTEIMHLLIAREAVDAHLSVAGDIIDPDADLARKARAGARAGKFYARWLPALAVGRGQNPTEYGRFGPLAAHLRYVERASRKLARSTFYAMSRWQGGLERKQGFLGRIVDIGAELFAMSATCVRAHAEREHRPAGLELADLFCRQARLRTEALFATLWDNTDALDVKAARRVLDGRYAFLEDGVVHPDTDAAWVAPWQPGAATVADVRRRIPEVP; via the coding sequence ATGACCACGACGCATGGCAAACCGGCAGACGTCTCGGAGAAGCAGGCCCGCCAGGTCGCCGAGGATGCCCGCGAGTCGCAGTGGCGCAAGCCCAGCTTCGGCAAGGAGCTGTTCCTCGGCAGGTTCCAGCTGGAGCTGATCGATCCCTGGCCACAGGCGCCGGAGCGCCCGGACGCCGACGAGTTCCTCGGCCGGCTGCGCGCGTACGCCCGCGACGGTCTGGACGGCGCGCGGATCGAGCGGGAGGCCCGCATCCCCGACGAGGTCTTTCACGAGCTGACCCGGCTCGGCGCGTTCGGCATGAAGATCGACAAGGAGTACGGCGGGCTGGGCCTGTCGAACCTGCACTACTGCAAGGCGCTGACCCTGCTCGGGTCGGTCAGCGCGAGCACCGCCGCGCTGCTGTCGGCGCACCAGTCGATCGGCGTGCCGCAGCCGCTGAAGTTGTTCGGATCCGCCGTACAGAAGCAGACCTTCCTGCCCCGGCTCGCCGCCGGCGAGGTGTCGGCCTTCCTGCTGACCGAGCCGGACGTCGGCTCGGACCCGGCCCGGCTGGGCACCACGGCCGAGCCGGTCGACGGCGGTTTCCGCCTCAACGGGGTGAAGCTGTGGGCGACCAACGGTACGGTCGCCACGCTGCTGGTGGTGATGGCGCGGGTCCCGGAGAAGGGCATCACCGCGTTCGTCGTCGAGGGCGACTCGCCGGGCATCACGATCGAGCGCCGCAACGCGTTCCTCGGGCTGCGCGGCCTGGAGAACAGCGTGACCCGCTTCCACGACGTGTTCGTGCCCGCGGAGAACGTGATCGGCGGGCTCGGCAAGGGCCTGCGGATCGCGCTGACCACGCTGAACACCGGTCGGCTGTCGCTGCCGGCGATGTGTGTCGGCGCGGGCAAGCGGGCCCTCGCGATCGCCCGCGAGTGGTCCGCGGAGCGGGTCCAGTGGGGCCGGCCGGTCGGCACGCACGAGGCGGTGGCCAAGAAGATCGCCTTCATCGCCGCGACGACGTACGCGATGGAGTCGATGCTCGACCTCTGCTGCCTGATCGCCGACGACGCGCGCAACGACATCCGGATCGAGGCCGCCCTGGTCAAGCTGTTCGCCAGCGAGATGGCCTGGCAGATCGCCGACGAGCTGATCCAGATCCGCGGCGGGCGCGGCTACGAGACCGCGGAGTCGCTGCGGGCGCGTGGCGAGCGCGCCACGGAGGCCGAGCAGATCCTGCGCGACCTGCGGATCAACCGGATCTTCGAGGGCTCGACCGAGATCATGCACCTGCTGATCGCCCGGGAGGCGGTCGACGCGCACCTGTCGGTGGCCGGCGACATCATCGACCCGGACGCCGATCTGGCCCGCAAGGCCCGCGCCGGGGCACGGGCCGGGAAGTTCTACGCGCGGTGGCTGCCGGCGCTCGCGGTCGGCCGCGGGCAGAACCCCACCGAGTACGGCCGGTTCGGCCCGCTGGCCGCCCATCTGCGGTACGTCGAACGTGCGTCGCGCAAACTGGCCCGCTCCACCTTCTACGCGATGTCGCGCTGGCAGGGCGGACTGGAACGCAAGCAGGGCTTCCTGGGCCGGATCGTGGACATCGGCGCGGAACTGTTCGCGATGTCGGCGACGTGCGTGCGCGCGCACGCCGAGCGGGAGCACCGGCCGGCCGGGCTGGAGCTGGCCGACCTGTTCTGCCGGCAGGCCCGGTTGCGGACCGAGGCGCTGTTCGCAACGCTGTGGGACAACACCGACGCCCTGGACGTGAAGGCGGCGCGGCGGGTGCTCGACGGGCGGTACGCGTTCCTGGAGGACGGCGTCGTGCACCCGGACACCGACGCGGCGTGGGTGGCGCCCTGGCAGCCGGGCGCGGCGACGGTGGCGGACGTGCGCCGGCGCATCCCTGAGGTGCCATGA
- a CDS encoding winged helix-turn-helix transcriptional regulator yields the protein MSRESVDDCVGFVADCRVRMATDLFSHVWDPVVLSALVSGPRRRRSLRTSIGGISDKALTEALHRLIANGLIARRPFAEAPPRVDYALTPLGRAFVDGPMRALAAWVTRFGDELVETQERMRRVRT from the coding sequence ATGTCTCGTGAGAGCGTCGATGACTGCGTGGGTTTTGTGGCGGACTGCCGAGTACGAATGGCGACCGACCTGTTCTCGCACGTGTGGGATCCGGTGGTGCTGAGTGCTCTCGTTTCCGGTCCGCGACGCCGCCGATCGCTGCGGACGAGTATCGGCGGCATCAGCGACAAGGCCCTCACCGAGGCCCTCCACCGGTTGATCGCCAACGGGCTGATCGCGCGAAGGCCGTTCGCTGAGGCGCCGCCACGAGTCGACTACGCGCTGACCCCCTTGGGCCGGGCCTTCGTCGACGGCCCGATGCGAGCACTCGCTGCATGGGTGACCCGATTCGGCGACGAGCTTGTCGAAACACAGGAGCGCATGCGGAGGGTGCGAACCTGA
- a CDS encoding NADPH-dependent F420 reductase has translation MRIGILGTGTLAVALATGWARTGHDIVIGGRSFERAEAAAKASGVRARPLCEVAEHAAAVLLSVRWEGVADILQAVGAPAGALAGKPLIDPTNAVDHGIGVLRTESGRAAAHRVAELAPGAHVVKAFHLFPSTHWSSLSSPAAVVAMCGDDRRALEVVGALVRDIGGVPAVIGGLDRARQLEEVAGFVIALAFAGIDPRSAVPAVPSPESNGGAPQS, from the coding sequence ATGCGTATCGGAATTCTCGGCACCGGGACCCTCGCCGTCGCTCTCGCCACCGGCTGGGCCCGGACCGGACATGACATCGTCATCGGCGGCCGCTCATTCGAACGGGCGGAGGCGGCGGCGAAAGCATCCGGGGTGCGGGCCCGGCCGCTGTGCGAGGTCGCCGAACACGCCGCCGCCGTGTTGCTGAGCGTGCGATGGGAGGGCGTCGCCGACATCCTCCAGGCGGTCGGCGCACCCGCCGGAGCGCTTGCCGGCAAACCCCTCATCGATCCCACCAACGCGGTCGACCACGGCATCGGCGTGCTGCGGACCGAATCCGGACGCGCGGCCGCACATCGGGTTGCCGAACTCGCACCGGGGGCTCATGTGGTCAAGGCATTCCATCTGTTCCCGTCGACGCATTGGAGCAGCCTGTCGTCTCCAGCGGCGGTGGTGGCGATGTGTGGGGACGACCGGCGGGCGCTCGAGGTCGTCGGCGCTCTGGTCCGCGACATCGGCGGTGTCCCGGCCGTGATCGGTGGGTTGGACCGGGCACGCCAGTTGGAAGAGGTCGCCGGGTTCGTCATCGCGCTCGCATTCGCCGGCATCGACCCCCGGTCGGCCGTTCCTGCGGTGCCTTCTCCGGAGTCGAACGGCGGTGCTCCGCAGTCCTGA
- a CDS encoding cytochrome P450 family protein, whose protein sequence is MHRVVSAADVSFWLVTRWAEARQILADPSLSKRQPLGGLPQELQAVLSKQLLLQDPPDHTRLRRLVSGAFTPRRIADLRPRIEQITDRLLDGLTGALEVDLIDALAFPLPFEVICELLGIPVEERRSFRGWSNTIILGDLGSTDLAEAVRELSAYLRGLFARKRARPTDDLLGALLAVDGDRLDMDELISMSVLLLVAGHETTVNLIGNAVYLLDRWPEQKRRLLDDPGLVPAAIEEVLRMAGPAAMSTYRVTTQPITVGDTTIPAGEQVLVSLLSVNRDGDRFTDPDTFEPLRADSGHLSFGHGIHFCLGAPLARLEGQIAIGRLLARYPDIRLARPWQELRWRPGLLMHGLATLPVRMQP, encoded by the coding sequence GTGCACCGGGTGGTGTCGGCGGCCGACGTCTCGTTCTGGCTGGTGACCCGTTGGGCCGAGGCGCGCCAGATCCTGGCCGATCCTTCGCTGTCCAAACGACAGCCGCTCGGCGGGCTGCCGCAAGAGTTGCAGGCTGTACTGTCGAAGCAGCTGCTCCTGCAGGACCCACCGGACCATACCCGCCTGCGTCGACTGGTCTCGGGGGCGTTCACGCCGCGCCGCATCGCGGATCTGCGGCCCCGGATCGAGCAGATCACCGATCGCCTGCTGGACGGGCTCACCGGCGCGCTCGAAGTCGATCTCATCGACGCGCTGGCGTTTCCGCTGCCCTTCGAGGTGATCTGCGAGCTGCTCGGGATCCCGGTCGAGGAGCGCAGATCGTTCCGGGGATGGTCCAACACGATCATCCTCGGTGATCTCGGCAGTACGGACCTGGCCGAGGCCGTACGCGAGCTGAGTGCGTACCTGCGCGGGTTGTTCGCCCGTAAGCGGGCTCGGCCGACCGACGACCTGCTCGGCGCGCTGCTGGCGGTTGACGGTGACCGGCTCGACATGGACGAGTTGATCTCCATGTCGGTCCTGCTGCTGGTCGCCGGTCACGAGACGACGGTCAACCTGATCGGTAACGCGGTGTACCTGCTGGACCGGTGGCCGGAGCAGAAGCGCCGGCTGCTGGATGACCCGGGCCTGGTGCCAGCCGCGATCGAAGAGGTGCTGCGGATGGCCGGCCCGGCCGCCATGAGCACCTACCGGGTGACGACCCAGCCGATCACGGTAGGAGACACGACGATTCCGGCAGGCGAACAGGTGCTGGTCTCTCTGCTGTCGGTCAACCGTGACGGCGATCGGTTCACCGACCCTGACACATTCGAGCCGCTGCGGGCCGACAGTGGTCATCTCTCCTTCGGCCACGGCATCCACTTCTGCCTGGGCGCCCCACTGGCTCGACTGGAGGGGCAGATCGCGATCGGCCGACTGCTGGCGCGCTATCCGGACATCCGGCTCGCCCGGCCGTGGCAGGAACTGCGCTGGCGACCCGGCCTGCTGATGCACGGCCTGGCCACCCTGCCGGTGCGCATGCAGCCGTAG
- a CDS encoding pyridoxal-phosphate dependent enzyme, whose protein sequence is MQAEVAPVLVDRSGRSYPLSDRRWRGDDEGPLALSPLPGLTPDRIVQTERSLWRYQAVLPVDPGHRVSLGEGLTPMVPLSWGEHRVHVKLEWLNPTSSFKDRGVSIMVSHLRSQGADRVLEDSSGNGGAAVAAYAAAAGIRAKIIVPAATSAPKILQARAFGAEIELVEGTRDEVGAEAVRQSEQIPYASHNWHPMFVQGTKTIAYEIWEGLGFTAPDNVVLVAGAGSQIIGCDIAFSELLRAGQIDRLPRLLVGQPEHWATIADVFNGIDPASRGPRVATIAEGASIATPVRLPEAVEALRRCGGAAVAVPEQQIHDAVRAIAARGLYAEPTCAVAVAALDRFIADGTITGGQTTVVVLTGSGLKSADKMAALFAGSPS, encoded by the coding sequence ATGCAGGCAGAGGTTGCACCCGTGCTGGTGGACAGGAGTGGGCGCAGCTACCCGCTCAGCGACCGTCGCTGGCGGGGTGACGACGAGGGTCCTCTGGCCCTGTCCCCGCTGCCCGGCCTCACCCCGGACCGGATCGTGCAGACGGAGCGCTCGCTGTGGCGGTACCAGGCGGTGCTCCCCGTCGATCCTGGGCACCGGGTGTCGCTCGGAGAGGGACTCACGCCGATGGTCCCGCTCAGCTGGGGCGAGCACCGGGTCCACGTCAAGCTCGAGTGGCTCAACCCGACATCCAGCTTCAAGGACCGCGGCGTCTCGATCATGGTGTCGCACCTGCGCTCGCAGGGCGCGGACCGCGTGCTCGAGGACAGCTCGGGCAACGGCGGCGCCGCGGTGGCCGCCTACGCCGCGGCGGCCGGGATCCGCGCTAAGATCATCGTCCCGGCGGCCACGAGCGCTCCGAAGATCCTGCAGGCACGGGCCTTCGGGGCCGAGATCGAGCTCGTCGAAGGCACCCGGGACGAGGTCGGAGCCGAGGCCGTCCGGCAGTCCGAGCAGATCCCGTACGCCAGCCACAACTGGCACCCGATGTTCGTCCAGGGCACCAAGACGATCGCCTACGAGATCTGGGAAGGACTGGGCTTCACCGCGCCGGACAACGTGGTCCTCGTCGCCGGTGCCGGCAGTCAGATCATCGGCTGCGACATCGCCTTCTCCGAGCTGCTCAGGGCCGGGCAGATCGACCGCCTCCCGCGGCTGCTCGTCGGTCAGCCGGAACACTGGGCGACAATCGCGGACGTTTTCAACGGCATCGACCCCGCCAGCCGCGGCCCGCGCGTCGCGACCATCGCTGAGGGGGCCTCCATCGCCACCCCGGTGCGGTTGCCGGAGGCCGTCGAGGCGCTGCGTCGCTGCGGCGGTGCGGCCGTCGCTGTGCCGGAGCAGCAGATCCACGACGCGGTCCGTGCCATCGCGGCCCGGGGCCTGTATGCCGAGCCGACCTGCGCGGTGGCGGTCGCCGCGCTCGACCGCTTCATCGCCGACGGCACCATCACCGGTGGCCAGACGACCGTCGTCGTACTGACCGGCTCGGGGCTGAAGTCCGCCGACAAGATGGCGGCCTTGTTCGCCGGCTCGCCGTCCTGA
- a CDS encoding dienelactone hydrolase family protein produces MTAISRRTVEYPADGLTMIGHLAIPAGVDRRPAVLLGPEGPGLGSVERRRADALAELGYVALAFDIHGGRYLGDPDEMLARCLPLLADPDRMRGIGHAALDVLRAEPRTDPDRIAAVGYGTGGAIGLELGRDGVDLRAIGTVNALTTGRPGEAARIRCPVWAGVGSEDPIMPPAQREAFTAEMQAAGVDWRLVVYGGALHAFHHPPVDQPVLPGVGYHPRHAQRAWRDVVGLLAECLPVTQ; encoded by the coding sequence ATGACGGCGATTAGCAGGCGCACGGTCGAGTACCCGGCCGACGGCCTGACGATGATCGGGCACCTCGCGATCCCGGCCGGCGTCGACCGCCGGCCCGCGGTGCTGCTCGGACCGGAGGGCCCGGGGCTTGGCAGCGTCGAGCGCCGCCGGGCCGATGCTCTCGCCGAACTGGGATACGTAGCGCTGGCCTTCGACATCCACGGCGGGCGCTATCTGGGCGACCCCGACGAGATGCTGGCCCGTTGCCTGCCGCTGCTCGCCGACCCCGACCGGATGCGGGGCATCGGCCACGCGGCGCTCGACGTGTTGCGTGCCGAACCGCGGACCGACCCCGACCGGATCGCCGCCGTCGGCTACGGCACCGGAGGCGCCATCGGGCTGGAACTCGGGCGCGACGGCGTCGACCTGCGCGCGATCGGGACAGTCAACGCACTGACCACGGGCCGACCGGGCGAGGCGGCGCGCATCCGCTGCCCGGTGTGGGCCGGGGTCGGGTCGGAAGACCCGATCATGCCGCCCGCGCAACGGGAGGCGTTCACCGCCGAGATGCAGGCCGCGGGCGTCGACTGGCGCCTCGTTGTCTACGGCGGCGCCTTGCACGCCTTCCATCACCCGCCGGTCGACCAGCCCGTGCTCCCGGGCGTCGGCTACCACCCACGGCACGCGCAGCGGGCCTGGCGCGACGTCGTCGGCCTTCTCGCCGAGTGCCTGCCCGTGACGCAGTGA
- a CDS encoding RICIN domain-containing protein, whose translation MNSWSKLRKWAAMTVIATIAVLVQPPQAAQAAVRWRIENYYYAGRCADGNSGAGGQAYIWSCVRATNQYFYFEPIEGYWRMRNVKTGLCLGSNGTAGFSPIYNLPCDGNWATHWAMHLMTSSGGRDYYTIQPRYLPAFTNCFTPSGGTNGVGLFMDTCVSEPDYWTWYQV comes from the coding sequence ATGAATTCATGGTCGAAGCTGCGCAAGTGGGCGGCAATGACGGTCATCGCGACGATCGCTGTTCTTGTGCAGCCTCCGCAGGCGGCACAGGCGGCCGTGCGTTGGCGGATCGAGAACTACTACTACGCGGGTAGGTGTGCCGACGGCAACAGCGGGGCGGGTGGACAGGCCTACATCTGGAGTTGCGTGCGGGCCACCAACCAGTACTTCTACTTCGAGCCCATCGAGGGCTACTGGCGGATGCGGAACGTGAAGACGGGGCTCTGCCTGGGAAGCAACGGCACCGCGGGATTTTCGCCGATCTACAACCTGCCGTGTGACGGCAACTGGGCCACCCATTGGGCCATGCATCTGATGACGAGCAGCGGCGGCCGCGACTACTACACGATCCAACCACGTTATCTGCCCGCGTTCACCAACTGCTTCACCCCGAGCGGCGGCACCAACGGCGTCGGATTGTTCATGGACACCTGCGTGTCCGAACCGGATTACTGGACGTGGTATCAGGTGTGA